The Sphaerodactylus townsendi isolate TG3544 linkage group LG02, MPM_Stown_v2.3, whole genome shotgun sequence DNA segment gttgccAGAAGGAGAAGCTGCAAAACAAACGGGGATCAAAGATGCATCGACTCCTCAAGTCTTTCCAGCTACTGGTCCCAAGGAGCCAGGCTGCAGGGGAAGGAGTTCTCACCCCAGCCGGGGAAGATCAGGGGTTTTGCCCAGGGAACCTGGTGGTAGAGCTTTTATGCCTCTGATTCTTCGGGAGGGCAGCAGATACACATTGAACCCTATTAACATGTGGAGCCCCCTAGTCAGTCTGTATTACTGGCATAGCCCAGCAGAGTCGCGACCGACCTGTGGCTGAAGAGCTGAGCCCTGCTCCCTCGAGCCCCTTTACTGCAAGTAAGCTTTTCTCAAGGGCGTGGCAACGCATGCCTTCTCCCACTGGGGCATAGTGGTACCCGCAACACTTAGCTGCCAGCCAAAAGTGCATTTTCTTGCTCGCATACGATGAagcgccccttcccccccccatagtcccgcccccccccatctggCTCCAGCAGTGAAAGCAGCCAATCAGGGATAGCCCCCTGAGCTCTAAACGCTAGCAAGTACTCACAGCGCTTCAAAGTGGGGATTCCTGCAGGCTGCTGCCTGAGTAACgctttgaggggcagaagctgcaggggCAAGGGACCCCTACTTCAAAATGTCCCAGAAGAGCCAAACAAACCCGGTGGGTATCTCcatcttttttaaagtggggaaaggcccactgactcCAGTAATCTGTTTGCCACCCCCTTCATCCTTGGGAGGACTCCTCAGGAGTAGCACTCAGGCAGAAGCAGACAAACATTGGGCATAAACCTCAGAGGTGGGAGGTTTCTTTTCAATTTGCATGTGCATATTCAGCTAATGTGGGAGAAACAACTATTTTCCTGTCAAAGGGTAGCATTGGGTCCTGGTGCTTTTGTCAAAATTTTGGTTTTTTGTTCACCTTGTCATTTACTGTATCTAGAAAACGCCTCTTTGGAGGCTGCTTGAGGGGCCGTTCTGGTGTAGTCCTGCAGGACCGTAGGACAGCAGCTTCAGCATCTGCGGGAAGATGAGtgtgtgtgccccctccccccccattgaTTGATCTTTGTCAGGAGAGAACTGAACTGGCTTTTGGAGTATAGATGATGACATGTAAGCAGCTGCTTTTCAGTGCTCTCAAGCAGCCAGAGATAGGTGAGGAGCGAATCATTTgcgactccagatgttatggactacaattcccatcagcccctgccagcatggccaattgaccatgctggcaggggctgatgggaatcgtagtccataacatctggagtgccaaaggttcgccaccacgggtatagaggCTGTCTAAGATTCTTCCCTAACTGGAAACTCAACCAAAGGGCCAGATCTTTCAAAACTCTTGACCTTGCAAACCTTTTAACCCCGTCTCCATTTTGTTTATGAGAGGGCAAAATCATTGGGTATGAAGACAATGCACGAGTCCTTGTCCACCTGGCACCTCCCTGTCTGAGGCCCACGGACCATCCCTGCTCCAGCCATTTGCGGTTAACACTGTGTGGCATCCTGACTTGCtttgaaaatgcccccccccctctttcgaGAGAACTAGAAGGCTTTCCTTTGCATTGCCTTTGACCACATTGTTTCCACGCACACCTTATTACCTGCACATGCACTAAAGTGTATAATTATTGTTATTAAGATAGCACTCAAGAAGAATTTGTCAAATTGAGGAACATGGCATGtggcttgcaaaaaaaataaagaactgtGATTTATAGTGatgttctccctcccccccccccaccccaaaagagctCTCAGCTATTTTAGTTGATTTCCCCCTTCTTGGTTCACTATACTTCAAAGAGAAAGCAGTTGTCTGCCATCGACTTTCCTGACAACTATTCACAGATAATCCTGCCTTGTTCTTTGTGTAATGTGGCGctgcctcctccttttcttgTATTTAAAAAGCTGCAGGGGTTGGGTGGGCTCTTTTCAGCACCTGCCGTTCCAGGTGGGCAGCAGGACAGACCATCAAGAGGGTCTCCCGTTCGCTTTGTGATGGAGCGGTGATCGTTTCAAGCACTTTCTACTGCAAACTGCGCAGCACTGGGACCCCTCTCACAATGACTCAGAATGAGTGGTTGGATAACCAGACATTTCTCCTAATTTTTATTCCCCAAGTGCTGAATGTTTAACACATAAACCAACCACTCTTTGGTGAAAGCATTAATGTTGTCCAGATGGTATCGAGGCCCTTCCCTTTGATTTTTAATAAGGGACTAGTGCATAAAAGAGATTTCTCGACTTCTGTTCTGAAAACCCAAAATAGAGAATAATTTCAGAAGCACACAACGGGCATCATTATATTCCTTTGATACAGATTGATAGTCAGAACACATTTTCTAATTGCTGCTTTTCCATCTATAGTTTGTTAGAGCGCAGGGAAATTTTGGGGCTGCAAATCTACAGAGATCTGAAAGTTGTCTGCTGTGAATGTTTAAACTCAAGGATTTCCATTAAAGGTTCACACAAGGAAGTTCAGTCTCTTTGGTTGAAAGTCAGTAGACTTTCATTTAGGCAGAGGGTTCCTTGCTGCTCAAAGGCAAGTTCATAGcatgaaccagtgtggtgtagtggttaagagcaggtgcagtctaatctggggaactgggtttgattccccgctctgccacttgagccatgAAGGCTtaacctggtgaactagattagcttgtgcattccaacacacgccagctgggtgaccttgggcgagtcacagttctttggggctctctcagcctcacccacctcgcagggtgtttgttgtgaggggggaagggaaaggagattgtcagcccctttgaatttcattataggagagaaagtgtggGGGGGTATTGCTGGTAACGTGCAATAAAATACCGAGACCTCCTGGAAAAGGGGAGTCCTTAGTGCATGGGCAAATTCTGGGCAGGGGCTGTAGCTCCATGGAAGATCCACTGCTTTGCCGGCAGAAAGTCCCACGTCCAATCCGCAGCATCTCCTGGTGATGTTCCAGACCTTCATCTGCTTCAGACCCTGGAGGTTGGCTGCCAGCGTGACTGATGGACCAGTTCGTTGCCTGACACAGTTGAAGGCAGCTTCAAGCAAGTAAAATAAGCTCAGTGGAACCTCAGTGTGTTCgttccctttccccacttagtCTTCCCCATTTTGTGAGCCTGCCAGGCCGAAGCCAGTCCTGTGGCTGTAAATAACTCTGTTGGCTCTAGTGCATTGAATTGGTGTAATTGAAAGCACCGTAGGGAATGGGCTATTCTCCTTTCAGTTGGGTTCTTGCTCCTAACCTGAGTGCCCCGTGGTGGCCTTTGGACTACACGGCTAAGAGTGACCGGAGGGGTGTCAAGCCCCAGATCTGTAACTCAGATCAGTCTCTGCAACTTGatggtttagaagtctttattggcagacatcagcTGGCTAGAGGGAAAAAGCCAATCCTAACTGTATAACCAAGCACCCCCAATATGCCCCCCTcgtccttctcccccctccctttacccAGGCTCTATCCCATACTACGGAAAGCACAAAGGAAAGGAATGCAAAACAAGCGCGCAGTCAGGAGACCGAGATAAAGCCACCCGGCCCAGGCGCTTCTCCTTGGTTGGCAAGTAAAAGTAAAAGTAATTGTCCATCAGGCTACCCCTCCTGGTACTCCCGCCCGTGATGCTCCCGCCCGACAAGGGGAGGATCAGCGTTGCTACTCCTGTGCCCCAGACTTTAAATTGTAGCCCATTATAATTGTGGGGAACCTGAATGTAAAGTTTGTGTTTGTAAACAACATCAAGTGTGTCTTGCTGATGCAGACCATCCCCGTCTAGCACTGTCCTTTGGGGGAGCCCTTGAGCAGCATAGCTGCTGCCCAGCCTCTGGAAGCCGTAAGCAGGTTGTCCATCATGCCCGCCTGCATCAGCTCACTACAGAGAGCAGGGAGGGCTGAGTCAGGCCCATGGATAGTGGCCCCCTGGGAGGAAGGCAGCTGGCAAGACGTGGGGGCTTTCCTCCTTCCAAGTGCCCTTGAGCAAGAAATGaggagcctccctccctccctccctccctccctccctccctccctccctccctccctccctccctccttccttccttccttccttccttccttccttccttccttccttccttccttccttccttccttccttccttccttccttccttccttccttccttccttccttccttccttccttccttccttccttccttccttccttccttccttccttccttccaagtggAGAGATGCTTGGTCAACACAATCCTTGGGATAGGGGGCTATAATTTAATACAGTAAAAGGTAGTTTAGTTTAATTGAGGCAATCCATGAATAAGAGGGTGTTCCGATACCCTGTTGGATAGTCAACCTTCTGTTGGCAGAGCCTGTCTGAATAAGGTGGGCTATGATGTCTCCACTGAAGACAGCATAAGTGCTCTGCCATCATGTGGGACAGCCAGATTTCAAGTGTGGGGCTGTCTAGTGCTGGGGAGCCAGTCCTTCCCAGGAGCAGGAGCGTGCCTGGCCAGCAGGCTGGAGATATGCCCTCCCCGCAGGGCCCAACCTTGAGGGAAGGGCTCAGTGTCCAGAGGACGAGATCTCTCTTCCGGGGCAGAGCTGGAAAGTGGGCCTGAGGCAGGCCACTGAGGGGGCAAGCAGAGAGGCCCTTGCCTGCTTCTGGCATGCTGCTtctgctggggctggggctggggctggggctggggctggggctggggctggggaggggtggggccccAGCTAGGGATGAGGCCCTGGGCCCAGCGATCTTCTTGCTGCCTCTGAACTTCGCCCCTGTTTGGAGCTGGAAAGACTTTCCGGAGCTTTAGCCAACGAGACGAGTGTCTGTCTTTGACTGCTGAGCACAGGCGCTCAATCCAGCTGTTGGATCTCTTGAGCCATCTGGACTTGTCTGTTTGCTTCAAGCACTGGCTGGCCtttccacctggaaactggcCCTTCTAGGACTCAGCAGCATTGCTGATTAATCTCATGGTGGAAGAAGTTGCTCGCTTAATTCAATAGTTCTTCTTTGGAGTTTCAGTGTTTTGTAGCACAAGTCAGGGCAAAAAAATTCCTTGGTATCTTAGGCTGAACCGACTGGAAAGACCCATTTGACAGGGTCAGTGGGTTGTGACATGAGTTTGAGCCTTTGCTgctctgaaaaagaagaagaagagtttggatttatacccccccccctttctcttctgtaagaagactcaaagaggctgacaatctccttcccccccccccaacaaacaccctgtgaggtgggtggggctgagagaggctccGAAGAGGCATTTCTGAAAGCGCATTCAGAGTATTTCCAGCACACTGAAGTATTTCCTCCAGAGCATCTTATGGGGCAGCAAGGCAGGCCAGAGGGTGACTTTGCTTTGCCACAGTcaggcctggggagggggagatggtcACTGTTTGGAAGAAGGACACCAATCAGATGGAATAGGGTTGAGCTACCTGACGCCTGAATGGTTGGAGAACTACCACATGTTTAAACCATgggtccctaacctttttgagcctgtagccCCTTGGCCATAGACCATCATGGTCTAttgagcacagccacaaaatggccactgaaaCTTATTTTCTATCATGCAGTGGAGATCCTTGTGCAGTggaggcagctgctgtcaaatcagctttttaaaaatctgccctgtctatcaaatctccagtggccaaagagaagccttgctgggcaaaagctccactttgtaaaaacacttgGAGAGTCCCAGGAAAGATTGTGGGCCCTGTGGCCCCAGGGACACTGCGTTGGGGATCCTGTGGCTCAAACagtgaattgggggtggggggagcagaacaAGGAACCTATTTACAAGGAGCCGGCAAAAGCAATATCAACTTGGCCAGACATCTTGAACCATTGACCTGTTGAGAAATCTCAGACAAAAGGTGATACTAAGAACTGTTTCGGAATGACTTGGAAAACCCCTTTTTTAAACCCCTTTCCCAGTAAGACAGTTTTAGCATGACTCACCTCAGTCAATACATTCTCACAACACTACAACAAGGTATACGTTTGTCCTGGCCCAGCTGAGCCCACGGGCACAGAGGACTTTTTGGATGAACGGCCAGATGGTGGCGTGATTCTTCACCCCCAGCTGGCAGCAGTGGGCCCACAGGAGGAGATCAGACCCAGGGCCACAACCGGAAACCAGCACGGAGACGGTGAGATCAGACTCTGAGCCACAGCCAGGGATCAGCTTGGAAGCCCCTCAGCCTTTCAGGGACAGGCCAGCTGCAGGGACTTTGGCTTGCTCTCCCCCTGCATCACCTGAGCCCTATAAGTGGGGCAAGAGAAGGCTGTGTAGTCTTCTCTTGATGAGCAGTCTTGAACCTGCATATTtgcgggaccgcctctccccatattgccccactaggtTCCTCCTAGTTGCCCCACTAGGTTgccccatattgccccactaggtTCCTCCATTGGAGggaaacttactggagatccctggcctgaTGGAGGTCTGGCTGGCTTCTACAAGGACcaaggccttttcagccctggcccctacctggtggaataaactccccagtgagatcagggccctgcaggtattccagagggcctgtaagatggagcttttccaccagccGTTTCCACCTACCCAGCCAGCCTGACCATCACCATCATTGGCCTCCCTTGGGtgcagtaaggggggggggatttttcaccATCTATTGTTGGTTTGCTGTTTTAGTTATTGAATCATTGGCATTTATTATTGTATTGGTTTTTATgctgttgccaccctgagccctgctgggaagAGCGGatgtaaagaaaaatataaaataaataaaaataaaaaaataaacctgcAGGGCTGAAGGCAGAGCGTTCGCTGGGCAGCCTTGCCGTGGCCTAGCTGCAACAGCAAAAAGGAGTATtgcaggagcagctgcagctccCAGGTGCCGGCTACCTTTCGCTGCTGGGACGGTGCCCTGGGAAAAGAGGCTGGGAAGCAGGGCTGCATGGAACCAACGGGGCTGTTCTCTTGCCACCTGAGCAGTGCGAGTTTCTTTGTGCTGACCTCAGGCTGGACGTCTGGATTTGTGTTGACTGGATTGCCTTGTTGGGACTCAAcgcttgtagaagaagaagagtttggatttatatcccccccttctctcctgtaaggagactcaaaggtgcttataatctccttttccttccctcctcgcaacaaacaccctgtgaggtaggtagggctgagagagctcagaagaactgtgactagcccaaggtttgcAAACTAGTCTTTACCAAATGTATAGATttgatgttttttttccttcctccggTTTCCTTGCTAGGTTCTGGGTCTGAGGCATCTTCACCCTGGAAGGCTGTCGCCAACAGAGGAAAGAACAGACAGATAAAAATGTGGTTCAGTCCTCACAGTGGAAAGATGAGATTTCAGCATCTGACAAGGAGACTGGAGAAGCCAGAACCAGCTGTGGCCGACCAAGAGAGCCAgccccctcacccctcctccgccgctgccgccgccgccgccgctgcttgTGACATCCCTTCTCCGTCTCAAGAGCCTTCCAAAGCGGCTGAGGAATCCCAGCTGCAACGTAAGAGCAGGCTAAGGAGGCAAACTTAAACATACCCCAACTAATAAAAGAAATTGCAGAGGAATATCACTGGACATCCTCATGAGCATGAAAACGTTTGGGTCCGTTTGTCATCCGTCTCTCCCCATTGACGGACTAAGGTTGCCTCCATCTAAATCAGTTTCTAGCAACTCAGCAGAACTGAGGTCCTctgaaggaaacattttcagacatgccagccatgccccccccccccaggtgcctttACAAAAAGAGGCTCAGCAGATCTTCATTTCTCCAAGAATGCCCTGATAATCTCAGCCAAGAGAAATCATCGAGGGGAGACTTTTATTCATCGTGTGTGTAGGGTGCAGATGGTTTTGTGCAACTTGAGTTCAGAGAGCTTCCCAGTCCGTGTGGGTCATCGTGCCCACAGaaggcagcagggggagggggtggtgcgTGGAGCACTGGCTGCAGCTGAGGGATCAGCCTAAGGATGGAT contains these protein-coding regions:
- the BARD1 gene encoding BRCA1-associated RING domain protein 1 → MAGRGGSPLEAALGRLGGALGCSRCHNLLKKPVNLGNCEHVFCLSCVVDCVGTACPVCHIPSRVQDVKVNRQLDNIARLYRRLQRLQGGDHSGSGSEASSPWKAVANRGKNRQIKMWFSPHSGKMRFQHLTRRLEKPEPAVADQESQPPHPSSAAAAAAAAACDIPSPSQEPSKAAEESQLQRKSRLRRQT